From a single Fusarium fujikuroi IMI 58289 draft genome, chromosome FFUJ_chr03 genomic region:
- a CDS encoding related to general amidase, with protein MDRSWEEIVKEKRAIRDAQIEKHLTAETNVSLTQIASEAVDIGSITSLIRDGKVSAVEVIRTYIKREVQVHRFEFSILTVTVEPAKHKKGYSASCHPTKSLSNFQQTNCLTEICFDNALEQASRLDGFQKEHGRLIGPLHGIPVTVKDQFNIKGLDSTLGYVGKAFVPAEDDAPLIQTLKKLGAVIIAKTNLPQSIMWCETDNPLWGLTTHPDDPKLTPGGSSGGEAAMLATCASMVGWGTDIGGSIRIPCHMNGLWGLKPSSGRLSYRGVEVTLNGQQHIQSAVGPMARSLSSLKLVTELAIEAEPWTTDPQLPPVPWREAVFQSFTTRRLAVGAMLDDGVVKVHPPIERLFRDLVTKLEAAGHEVIEWDSSLNPRIIDVMDGYYSADEGEDIRRAVSAGGEPFIPQIGAFVNRGKPISVFEYWQLNKRKVAVQEAYHDLWNNKRSPSGRSIDVLLVPTMPHTAVPHGSCRWTGYTKIFNLLDYTALTFPAGKASKDGNDESFWEHVPRNEIDAWNQQLYDPVAMEGRHVGLQIVGRRFEEEKVLGAAQQIHSLL; from the exons ATGGATAGATCTTGGGAAGAAATAGTCAAAGAAAAGCGGGCGATTCGAGATGCGCAAATTGAGAAACACTTGACAGCAGAGACGAATGTCAGTTTGACTCAAATTGCATCTGAAGCGGTCGATATCGGCAGTATAACAAGTCTTATCCGCGATGGAAAGGTATCAGCTGTCGAAGTAATCCGTACCTACATCAAAAGGGAAGTCCAGGTTCACAGATTTGAATTTTCTATCCTAACGGTCACTGTAGAGCCTGCGAAGCACAAAAAGGGGTATTCCGCTTCCTGTCACCCTACTAAGAGTTTGTCTAACTTTCAACAGACCAATTGCCTGACAGAAATTTGCTTTGATAATGCTCTTGAGCAGGCCAGTAGGCTCGACGGCTTTCAGAAAGAACATGGTCGACTCATAGGTCCACTGCATGGTATTCCAGTAACAGTAAAAGATCAGTTCAATATTAAAGGTCTGGACTCGACGTTGGGTTACGTTGGAAAGGCATTTGTACCGGCAGAGGATGATGCACCGCTCATACAAACGTTGAAAAAGCTTGGGGCTGTTATCATCGCTAAAACCAATCTTCCTCAGAGTATCATG TGGTGCGAGACTGATAACCCTCTCTGGGGGTTGACGACCCATCCAGATGATCCAAAACTCACTCCAGGAGGGTCATCTGGCGGAGAAGCAGCGATGTTGGCAACCTGCGCTTCCATGGTCGGTTGGGGAACAGATATCGGCGGCTCTATCAGGATTCCGTGTCACATGAACGGCCTTTGGGGTCTGAAGCCTAGT AGTGGCCGCCTATCTTATCGCGGTGTTGAGGTAACACTTAACGGGCAGCAGCACATTCAATCGGCTGTAGGGCCAATGGCTAGGTCTCTAAGTTCCCTCAAACTCGTTACAGAGTTGGCGATTGAGGCTGAACCGTGGACGACGGACCCCCAGCTACCACCAGTCCCCTGGAGGGAGGCTGTCTTCCAGAGCTTTACGACAAGACGGCTCGCCGTTGGAGCAATGCTTGATGACGGCGTGGTCAAGGTTCATCCGCCTATCGAGCGGCTATTCAGAGACCTCGTGACAAAGTTGGAGGCTGCTGGGCACGAAGTGATAGAATGGGATTCGAGCTTGAATCCTAGGATCATAGATGTCATG GATGGCTACTATTCCGCCGACGAAGGTGAGGATATCCGGAGAGCTGTCTCAGCAGGTGGTGAACCTTTCATTCCGCAGATCGGAGCCTTCGTCAACCGCGGCAAACCAATCTCCGTCTTCGAGTATTGGCAACTCAACAAGCGAAAGGTTGCCGTCCAAGAGGCCTACCACGATTTGTGGAATAACAAGAGATCACCGAGTGGACGCTCAATCGATGTATTACTGGTTCCCACCATGCCTCATACCGCAGTACCTCACGGGTCTTGTCGCTGGACAGGCTATACCAAGATATTCAACTTGCTAGATTACACCGCCTTGACATTTCCAGCAGGAAAGGCGTCCAAGGACGGGAATGATGAGAGCTTCTGGGAGCATGTTCCGCGGAATGAGATCGATGCCTGGAATCAGCAGTTGTATGATCCTGTGGCCATGGAAGGGCGTCATGTAGGCTTGCAGATTGTTGGGCGGAGAtttgaagaggaaaaggtgCTCGGCGCGGCTCAACAGATTcatagtttattatag